The sequence tgatctaaacccaatagaAAACCTCTGGAAAATCCTTGGTGACAAAGTTATGGTCAAGAAACCCGCAACAGTTGCAGAACTGAGACTGGAAGAAGAGTGGACCAAAATCACACCAGAGCAGTGTGAGAGACTAGTGATGTCCTGTGGCCGCAGATGTGCTAAAGTCATTCAAAGCAAGGGCCTGTACACTTCTACTGATTGGTGACTGGTGTAACCTTCAGAAAATTTAGTTAGAATCTTTATCTGTGCTACAGTCATTGCTGTTCTCTAATTATGATCATCaggttttttgaaaaataaaagttttatgtTGATATACTTTggttattttggaaaacactattCTAATGGCATGGTGTACCCCTTTTACAAGAAATCCTTCAAATGATCAATGTAGATTGcattatttctgaaaaaatcaAGTGTTCACAAATTGTTCTGTAATTTTGATCGCCATTGTATACTACATTTTGATTtgcgtgcatttcttacatttttcagatccaggtgctgaatATTTAAGGGGCAACCTTTtgaacaggttttttttttttctgttgactTGATTCCCTTAGGCctatcacacgagcgtgacggattggctcagggtgcgttcagtgaaactcgcaccattttgcaagttcagtctgttttgtctgcgattgcgttaattttaatttttttccgtgcgcgtgcaatgcgttttaatgcgtttttaatgtgcgtgataaaaaaaacttaacaacatctcttagcaaccatcagtaaaaaaattCATTGCATCCTCacttccagatgcaatgcgttttttttccACTGAATCCCcgttcacttctttggggccagggctgtgtggaaAACACAGAATAGAAcaagctgcgtttttcacgcaacgcagatcaGATGCGTGAGGGAAAATTAAAGCTCATGTACACACACATtgcaatgaatgggtcaggattcagtgcgggtgctatggtttcatgtcacgcattgcacccgcgcggaaaactagctcatgtgaaaggggctttaAAGTTCTGTACCATAGTTCTAAATTATGGTAACTTGCAAAAACTGTTAAGTCATGTCCACCTTGAAAGACTACTGCTGTTTTTGGTAGCGTGTATAAAACTAATTGTACCAGTAGTCATTACATTACCTCCTGCAGTTTCCACAGTCTTCACATAGACACATTCTCAAGAACACATGATGCTGAGCTTCACAATACATTTATTAATGTGGCTTATCATATCTTGGTTTTCAAAAAAATTTCCATTTAGATGTGGACTATGCAAAATACTACACGGAGAATGAGTATCCTGTGACAAAAATTCTTCAAGATCCTGTCTTCTTGGAGGTCCGTATAATTAACAGAACAGATCCAAGCCTGGTCCTAATGTTGGATGACTGTTGGGCCACTTCCACTCCAGATCCCACGCAACAAGTCCAGTGGCCTATACTTATAAATGGGTAAGGTTAGAAAATGGTTTCATATATGAATAGTAACCCAACAGTtaaattattaaattttttaaataaatgattTCAGATGTGCCCTTCGTGGAGACAACTATATGACTGGGCTACTCCAAATTGGAGTTCCCTCACAGTCGGTACCGTACCCAACACACTATCGGCGTTTTGTTATAAGCACCTTCACATTTGTGGATCCAAATGACCAACATTCTCTTGGCGGACTGGTAAAGCTGCTATAATCTTTATTGCATAAGTCTGACTAGTGGTATTAAGTTGACAAATGCTGTGAACAATCACTGTGGAAGAGCATGGTGAAAACTTGGTTTAAAAGTGTTAAAAGCAACATAGGTAGGACCATATTTGATGGCCCAACATGTACAGTAGGGCTAAGAATGAACTTAGTGGTAATGGAGTGTTATTATACAAATAGAGTATTGAGTAATTATGTAGCAGTTTACTGGGTTCCCTGATGCCCACAACATGCACTAAGCGACTGCCATGAGTTCTGGTATATGGTTTTGTCTACATGTAAGCAATGCTGTGGTCTATGCATAGTTTCCATTATCATACAGACTTTAACATTTTACTCTACTCCAGGTGTACATTCACTGCAGTGCTGTTGTATGTGGCCCATCTGCTACAGAATCCTGCAGTACTTTCTGTGATCAAAGAAAAAGTAAGGTCTTTGTTTAATAGTCTCTGTTTATCGACTGGCCAAGCTTAATAGATCTCAATGTTATCTACCTACAGAGCGAGACATCAAGAAAAGTGGTGAGAAGATCACTGTAAGCAAAGGTCCTGTTAACTTCATTGACTTGGAAATGCCATCACACATGAGAAATGACCTGTCTCTTAGCACTCAAGGTACAACTTTGTTACCTAACCTGTTAATGTGCTAGAGGATTCTTGTATGTATCCTTAATAGACTGATGTATTATGTTTTTGGGGAATAAGAGCTATAGTCATCTATAGAGCTGCCACGCCCATGATTCCTAACCAGTTATATATGGTATATAAATTCCAGCTGGGGACATGTGGGATTACAACACGCAAAATGAGACATCTGAACCAGACTTTGTTGGTGCTGAAAAGGAAGACCCTATGGATGGGGGTTTAATTGGCATGGGCAAGAATTTTCCCAGGAGAGTCAAAGGTAATGGTGGCAATGCATGGATTCTTGTTTCCTGACCTTGGATGTGTGCTGTTTTACGTATTATATGTATAAAATGATATATAATTTTCGttaatttttttctataattaatttttttcagGTTTTGATCCAGATTCATCCACCCTGATGTGGCTCAGAGCAGCAGCTGTAGGAGGAGGGTTCCTTGCTGTAATCGTTGCATTACTTGGTCTCCGGCGGTGTCATAGGAGTCGGACCCCTACCATGTACTCTGTAAGAATATGAATAAAATAATATCCAACATAGATTTGACTCATATTCTGCATTAAAGGGAATCTCGTGTCATTTTCACCAGTAGAACAGCATTGCCCCACAGCAAATTGCAAACATTCTGAACATACATACTAGATCAGCTTGTGGGGTTTGTTCCAAGTCACGGCATTATATCCATTACATCAGAAGTTATAGCTGTTAGAAATCAGGATGGCagagaatgcagctgaaagtaaaAAACAGGtttatggtccattcacacgtccgtagaatgggtccggattcggaCTAATAAATTTTTAATGGGGCcgtaagagatgcagacagcagtgtgctgtctgcatccgcatttctggtgtgcggctcccgaaaaaaaatagaccatgccctattcttgtccgcaataactgacaaggataggcatttctataggggtgctggCCTGgtgtattgaggatccgcaatacacaacggacgtgtgaatggacccttaactgaTTTCACTCCTGACTTGATTTCTAACAATCTATATCTTCAGAGGTAATGGATCCACTTTAGCTAGGTGCTGACTtgagggaacttaaagtggccctgggaaaaacaAACAAAGTAGTGCCATGTTGTAGGTGGAGACAACACAAGTAGTAGAGGCTATTAGTAGGGCACTCCCCAGCAGAACaagtaccacagtacagcactaaATCCCTTGGAAGCTGCCCTTCTGTCTTCCTCAACCTTCTCCAGTTGCCTCTAAGATACAGAGCAAGGGGCTGAGGAAGTGAGACATGGACCACATCACGAAGCTAGCCCTGCCTTCACCATTCTGCCTAGTCTTTcagcactaccaaacatacaggataaTGAATCACTACATATCTATTACATCCAGCAATGTGTCCTCTGATGTAAATAttctttatatacactcacctaaagaattattaggaacacctgttctatttctcattaatgcaattatctagtcaaccaatcacatggcagttgcttcaatgcatttaggaatgtggtcctggtcaagacaatctcctgaactccaaactgaatgtcagaatgggaaagaaaggtgatttaagcaattttgagcgtggcatggttgttggtgccagactggccggtctgagtatttcacaatctgctcagttactgggattttcacgcacaacaatttctagggtttacaaagaatggtgtgaaaagggaaaaacatccagtatgcggcagtcctgtgggcaaaaatgccttgtggatgctagaggtcagaggagaatgggccgactgattcaagctgatagaagagcaacgttgactgaaataaccacttgttacaaccgaggtatgcagcaaagcatttgtgaagccacaacacgcacaaccttgaggcggataggctacaacagcagaagaccccaccgggtaccactcatctccactacaaataggaaaaagaggttacaatttgcacgagctcaccaaaattggactgttgaagactggaaaaatgttgcctgctctgatgagtctcgatttctgttgagacattcaaatggtagagtccgattttggcgtaaacagaatgagaacatgtatccatcctctgatggctacttccagcaggataatgcaccatgtcacaaagctcgaatcatttcaaattggtttcttgaacatgacaatgagttcactgtactaaaatggcccccacagtcaccagatctcaacccaatagagcatctttgggatgtggtggaacgggagcttcgtgccctggatgtgcatccctcaaatctcaatCAACTGCAACATGCTATCCTATCAACATGGGCCAacgtttctaaagaatgctatcagcaccttgttgaatcaatgccacatagaattaaggcagttctgaagacaaaagggggtccaacaccgtattagtatggtgttcctaataattctttaggtgagtgtatgttttgtttttttgttttttttgtcatctcTTGCCaggatgactttttttttcagcttTGTCTCATCTCTGGAGCTTACCACACACAAATCTTGGATTCCTCATCTTCCCATCTTCCCTACCTTAACGCACactccccatcctgccaccccaatactgtgcttggTGTGacaccaaatactatactgcagacaaAATAGTGCCCTGGTAGTAATAACCTCCTGCAGGTGACCCAGTAATAATGCACCTATAGTGCCTCAGCAATAATTATTCCCCCTATAGTGGCCCCAGTACTGTGCTCCCCAAGTGGTGCAGGGCCATAGGATGCAGAGACAGCTGATTGTAGTGGTGAAGCAAGGAGCCATCCTTTCACCATTCAGCATTGCTGTCTGTGCTCTACACTGCTGGCCTGTGTAGGAGCAGCGGGAAGGCTGAGGGTTAGCCTGTGCTGCTGCTACTCAGCCCAGCAGTGTGATATGTATCCTGTACCATCGGAGTAACTTAGTattttttacttcctgtgaaggggcacatatctggccataactatacTGTGGTGGCATAAagaggaataattactatgtgtgggcaTTAAGAGTACTGGGTAGGATTGGGTGCATAGTTATGGTATGGATGGAGTTACAGGCGTGGCCTAGTAGGAAAAAATAGCCACGCGTGCCACACATGGTCCCTCTTTGTGCTTTTCAGAAGATGGGCGGTATGGTTAAATGTGTGCAATCAATTGCATACATTAACTCCAGGTGCCTGTTTTAAAATGcaagtgggcgccatctttaaagaggcTGTCACCCAGTTCAAGCCTACCCTaccaggcatatagcctggtagggcTGATGATAGACAAACCATACCTTTTTTATTTCTCGTGTATGGCCGAATAAGCAActtataaaaatatgcaaatgaggaagTTGAGCACTCagaagtgggcttatgccttccgAGCATTGCTtctgcaacgcccccccccccccccccgttccttGCTAATGCTGGCCTTCTGCACctaatcatgcccccatgtccttTGACAGAGCTAGACCTACCAGTCTAGTGCTGATATCCCACACCTGCGCACTCTCATCCGTGCCAGCGCTTGCTCACTGGATCTTTTCCTTCCCGGCTTCTGTGTATGCCCAGTGCGCACGTGCCATCATTGAAGAGTGTGCAGGTGGGGGATATCGCCGCTGTCAAAGGACATGGGGGTGAGATTAGGTGCAGAAGTCTGGCATTTGCAAGTAACAGGCGTCGCAGAAGCGGTGCTCGGAAGGCATAAGTGCTTGAATTcctaatttgctaattttttttaagttgcttTTTCAGCCATACCGGACCTACTACATGAGAAATAAAGGTATGGTTTTTGTCTGTCATCAGCCCTACCAGGCTCTATGTCTGGTAGGGTAGGCTTGAACCGGGTGACGGAgcctctttaggcctctttcacacgggcgttgcggaaaaatgtgcgggtgcgttgcgggaacacccgcgatttttccgcacgagtgcaaaacattgtaatgcgttttgcactcgcgtgagaaaaatcatgagtgtttggtacccaaacccgaacttcttcacagaagttcgggcttgggatcggtgttttgtggattgtattttgtattttgtggattcaccatggtaaaagatcatgggacgtaccatgtgatgaccggagtgatgtcatcccaggtccttgaactatagttaatgctcaccacaggtcctatacagtaaaagagacagacggagatgccgggctacgcaagcaagtggaataaggtgagttaaattatttttaattttttttaacccctccagcgctgtttttactatgcattctgtattcagaatgctattttaccttataaccatgttataatggaaaataataatgatcgggtctccatcccgatcgtctcctagcaaccgtgcgtgaaaatcgcaccgcatccgcacttgcttgcgattttcacgcaaccccattcatttctatggggcctgcgttacgtgaaaaacgcacaaagaggagcatgctgcgattttcacgcaacgcaaaagtgatgcgtgaaaatcaccgctcgtgtgcacagccccatagaaatgaatgggtcggtattcagtgcgggtgcaatgcgttcacctcccgcatcgcatccgtgcggaatactcgctcgtgtgaaaggggccttaaagtctCAATGTTAACACACAAATACACCGCTGGAACCCGCGagtcaaatacagcaccagaaccaagttcactaaatacagcaccagaaccatgctCTTGACACAAATTTACCACAGCAAGCAGAaaacatcctgctggctgtcACCCTGCCAACTCCACCTGGGCAAGGTCATCTGCTATAATGGGTGCAACATTGTGGCTGCCCTGAGCCtggggggaaataacacatgcttccTGGATGGTGTACATcattaaaggtactttcacactagcgtttttgttttctggtattgagtttccGTCAcaagctcaatactggaaaaaaaaaactgatcagttttattctaatgcattctgaatggagagcattccatttaggatgcatcagttcagtccctcttaatgtttttttggacagagaaaatactgtAGCATGTTGCAgtcttctctccggccaaaaatactgatcacttgccggaatgctggatccggcattaatttacattgaaatgtattagtgccggatcctgcATAAGTGTTCCAACAAAAAGGATCTGtctttccggtctgtgcatgaaaAATTAATACTgtatctgtttttccagatgacactggagagatggatccggtatttcaatgcgttTGTCAGACTGATCAGTTTGCGTCTGGATTGCTGGTTCCAGTgacgaactgcctgccagaatcctctgccgcaagtgtgaaagtactctaacctggttgtgcaataaaaaaaaaatacactggctTCCTGCCGGAGGGGGTGGGGATTAGTGAGTCAGTCTAGCTTATCCCCTGCTAGGGGACAGATGTgcagggcacgtctctgctggatgtgcccatgccagccagagcactCTCAACTCTGCTGGCCATAGAGGCTCAAGCTTCAAGCCTCCAGAGCCAGGAGGAAAATTCCCTGGCCcaatctagagacagaccatacaaagAGAAGGGCAGCATACAGTTAGCCTGTTAGTACAGCGGAGCAAGGGAGAAACAGCTCTAGTAGAGATGCGTTTGCCTGCCAAGTGTAATGGTAAAGCGTGCTGGGACCAAGATCAAACTTGAAGACCGTTTCTGATGAACGTTCATGCAAAGTAAAATTGCTGTTCAACTTTATTTAAGGtctggactagagttgagcggacacctggatgtttgggttcggccgaacttggaaaaaaagttcgtgttcgggacccgaacttgaccccaaaccccattgaagtcaatggggaccagaacttttgggcactaaaatggctctaaaatagtcctggaaagggctagagggctgcaaaaggcatcaaaatgtgcttaagagcatgacaactgttctgcaaacaaatgtggatagggaaatgacctaaaataacataaaatacagaaaaatttaaaataacaatctggatctaggagtaggaggttgaggaagcggtggatgcggcggtgtaggtggaagcggcggtgaaggaggaataggtagccaacactgatttgtgttattttttatttttaaattggggtatcccccaaaatattgggacatataacaaaataaaacaaagaataagtgcacttgagtacaagaatggatggttgaggctggtataaatgtctattctgcacaaggtacggacaagtcctgtgggatccatgcctggttccttttaataaacgtaagcttgtccacattggctgcggcctgtaatAATGCTCTCTgtcgtactaaacacacgttcacactatacactggctgcagggcaggtcagcacctccaaggctgacaaagcttttccacattttggctatgctaaccctgccttctcaggtgctggtgatgccccagctgcgttggtgacctcttcctcctcctctgccttcgccttgtgcttccactgtgcccccactgtcaggggcTATCatcagcatgcgcttgtagtcgcgcatcttccgatcagtaacagatgttttcactaaatttagttccctgtcagcaatgcagagcaggggttcattcacggcaaaggggggttcatgtcacccagcaatagaaccagggctgtggagtcggtagataaatgttccgactcctcagttttatgtacttccgatTCCGACTCCCCGACttcgactcctctgtattaatatgcaaatgtattttatacattccttgagggaaagaaacgcaacctaccacaggactactggctgggaagccaacagtctactgtattgcacagtttaagcaaaagacaaacacaatgaaaacaaagttttttttttttgtttttttgttttttttaattaatcaaGTGGCTGGATAGTAGCAGCAGGCATAAACATCAGGAACAGGATCTTTACCAGTTCAAAAATACAAACCACATTATCTGGTTTTTTTAGAATAAAAACAAAGCTTATCTATAATGAACCAAAAACAAAATCTGTAAAACCTAGAAATGGTTTATATTAATCTTGAAATGTAGTTATAGGCTTAGCAAATGCAAATCAATTCAATGTAGAGTTCTAAGGAAGAGAATTGCCTCTGCCAGATCCTCTTTCATAGAGGCTCTTAAGTCagactttatttttttacccaacactatggaaagtataagtattgcagctcctaattgtgcgttgcgtgccatatagtgaagcacatgaaaagcatgcttcttcacggtcacttaacgtgttcgttttgcggttacgtgaggcactgcatgcattggtctttattcttacagtagagaagtcattaattataactttttgtgaattgggacatttaaacttgcttttttttttttattccaatctaaatttagtagaagtcagagtcggtgcattgtttgccgactccgactccaggtacccaaaatttcccccaACTCCGACgactcgactccgactccacagccctgaatagaacagaggattttgagagatttaggtccctgtcagcaatgcagagcaggggttcattcatggtaaaagggggttcatgtcacccagcaatacaacagagcattttgagagatttaggcccctgtcacccaggcacagcaggagttcattcacggcaaaagggggttcatgtcaccaggcaatagaacagaggattttgagagatttaggcccctgtcacccaggcacagcaggggttcattcacggcaaaagggggttcatgtcacccagcaataaaacagacgattttgagagatttaggcccctgtcacccaggcacagcaggggttcattcacggcaaaagggggttcttgtcacccagcaatagaacagacgattttgagagatttaggcccctgtcagcaatgcagagcaggggttcattcacggcaaaagggggttgttgttacccaacaatagaacagaggattttgagagatttaggcccctgtcacccaggcacagcaggggttcattcacggcaaaagggggatcatgtcacccagcaatagaacagaggattttgagagatttaggcccctgtcacccaggcacagcaggggttcattcatggtaaaagggggttcatgtcacccagcaatacaacagaggattttgagagatttaggcccctgtcacccaggcacagcaggggtttgtatacgtcaaaaatggtaaaatgtcacctgacaattgaaaataagaattttttcaatttagggcactaaaattggcactttttatttGAATTAAAAtgactctaaaatagtccttgaaaaggctagagggatgtaaaaggcagtaaaatgtgcttaagagcatggcaactgctctgcaaacaaatgtggatagagaaataaaatgaaataaaataactaaaaattacaaattattaacctgcaactcagagaaggaggtggatatggagtcggaggttgaggaggcagtgaatgtggtaTTGTAGGTGGAGgctgcaatggaggaggaggaggtagccaacaatttttttttttttttttttttttttttttttttttttttgtgtgcagttagggagatatagcgtccctggctgtgcttactggtccacgtatctgtggttaggtggaccttgccacagatggcgttgcgcattgcacacttgattttatccgctacttggttgtgcagggagggcagggCTCTCCtgcagaagtagtggcggctgggaacgacgtactgtgggacagcaagcgacatgagctgtttgaagctgtccgtctccaccagcctgaatgacagcattttaaaggctagcagtttagaaatgctggcattcagggccagggatcgagggtggctaggtgggaatttgcgctttctctcaaaggtttgtgagatggagagctgaacgcttccgtgtgacatggtggagatgcttggtgacggaggtggtgttgttggtggcacatcctctgtttgctgggtggcaggtgccaacattcctccagaggcggaggaagaggccgaggcagcagcagaaaaggaagcaggaggggcctgagccctttcttggttttgaaggtggtaTCGATATAGTCAACAATTGGATTCAATATATCAATGATATATTGTTCATATGTTAGGGCACCATGGAAGATCTCAATAAATTTATGAGTATATTAAACAACAATACATCTAATATCAAGCTCTCCTTTAAAGCGGGATGCGAAATCGATTTTTTAGATATAAAGATCAAAGCAGACGATGAAGAAAAATTGCTGACCGAGacttaaagaaaaacaactgCTGTAAATTCTCTTCTGCATGCCAACTCCGCGCATCCAAGATCAACAATTGACGTAATTCCGAAAGGTCAGTTCATACGACTTAAAAGAATATGTTCTAGTGAAACGAACTACCTCGAGCAatccgaaaaataaaaaaatcggttTAAAGAAAGAGGGTACAGCAACAGGCAGATAAAAAAGGGTATCCAATTAGCGAAAACACGCAAAAGGGAAAAATTACTATGCCCAAATGAGGGGAATAAGACAGAAAAAACTACATCCACCATGAACCAGGACATCAGGTTCATCACTAATTAAAACAACCAGTGGAAAAACCTATATGAGATCTTAAATAGGCATTGGAGTATTCTCAAGAAAAACCACAATTGACTGCCAGGTGTTCTAAGAATCTAAAAGATTTACTAGTTCGCAGCCATTATGTACCTGGGGCAAAAACGGATTGTCAAACAGTGATCAAAGGATGTTACCCTTGTGGCGCATGCAAGGCATGCGCCAACATTGATAGGTCCACCCAGTTCACAGATTCTGACAAAAGTAAACTCTATGAGATTAGAGAATATATCTCCTGCATGACGGAGGTACTGGTTAATACCACTCGGCCCCTATAAACATACCTCCAACCCACCTCTAACCATCTGCCTCCCTCAGCTCTCCCTACCCCAATAAAGACACTGACACTGCTTTATTGGATTAattttggccacagcagcctatttattacaaacatacataaaatattatATCAAATATTATAACACTGTAACCTCATAAATGCCAACAAAAACACATGTCCCTTTTTTCcgaagggggaggtccttgaagccctaaACCCAAAACTGTGAGCCAACTTACCCCCAGCCGTTGACCACTAGCTCGGAGGCACCCCTGATGGCTCACCCTGACAgttccgccacatccacccaacaatcctgggagtccagccccacctgtagggccctcccatcctcattacCATCAAATCacaccgactccaaggacctcccaccgccacaaacGCACAGGCTTGACTTCCCTCAAGCCCGTGCGTCCCTCCACACCTGTACCGCAATCTCCATGCCCTCCTGTATCGCCAAGCTCCACATATCCAAACCCAGGGCATTTAGGTGCACCCCGTCACTCCGCCAAAATCCCCCAACACCTCCTTCTAAATCCCCCATTCCTCACCATAAACCTCCCAATAGCCCTATTAACCTTCACCCGGGCCTTGTTCAAACTCTCCACCGACCGAGCTCCTCGCCAGACCGACCGCG is a genomic window of Bufo bufo chromosome 1, aBufBuf1.1, whole genome shotgun sequence containing:
- the LOC121005388 gene encoding zona pellucida sperm-binding protein 4-like, which encodes MGWNYKGKSQNLRNDSDCGFWIERNLDGSMTIGAAYDGCYVREEHGDYVMTVIVEHIKNGQVEHHKKDIKCPALPALDAPSSSDCAAVQRSDRIECANSSVPQDVCGQLGCCFSPGDLPHCYYGNKLTARCTDEGQVLIVLSKELMQPSFILESVLGVDSSCPQMKTSNNSAFIIVQFPLSCGGGSRVSGTSTIYENTVEATMGVKTWQGSSFTRDSTMRLTVRCSYSQTSNVPFKVEVLTLQPPHPVSTTGPLQLEMRIAKDVDYAKYYTENEYPVTKILQDPVFLEVRIINRTDPSLVLMLDDCWATSTPDPTQQVQWPILINGCALRGDNYMTGLLQIGVPSQSVPYPTHYRRFVISTFTFVDPNDQHSLGGLVYIHCSAVVCGPSATESCSTFCDQRKKRDIKKSGEKITVSKGPVNFIDLEMPSHMRNDLSLSTQAGDMWDYNTQNETSEPDFVGAEKEDPMDGGLIGMGKNFPRRVKGFDPDSSTLMWLRAAAVGGGFLAVIVALLGLRRCHRSRTPTMYSGTMEDLNKFMSILNNNTSNIKLSFKAGCEIDFLDIKIKADDEEKLLTET